A single genomic interval of uncultured Pseudodesulfovibrio sp. harbors:
- a CDS encoding superoxide dismutase [Ni] produces the protein MIRVTKLFFAVILCCAMLILPKTASTHCQVPCGIYDDNARVVGMLEDVATIRKAVKMLFELADKTDVQSRQQFVRWVTTKEDHAEKIISTIANYFLTQRVKAKQTDYVERLTRHHAVIVNAMQAKQKADQKVVKVLEDSVKALLQYYPEHN, from the coding sequence ATGATTCGAGTTACGAAGCTTTTCTTTGCGGTGATACTGTGTTGTGCCATGTTGATCCTGCCGAAAACGGCATCGACGCATTGTCAGGTTCCATGCGGTATCTATGACGATAATGCCCGTGTCGTAGGAATGCTTGAGGACGTGGCGACCATCAGGAAAGCGGTCAAGATGCTCTTTGAGCTTGCGGACAAAACGGATGTTCAGTCGCGGCAGCAGTTTGTCCGCTGGGTCACGACTAAGGAAGATCATGCCGAGAAGATTATCTCCACCATTGCAAATTATTTCCTGACCCAGCGGGTCAAGGCGAAGCAGACCGATTATGTGGAGCGGTTGACGCGGCATCACGCGGTCATCGTCAATGCAATGCAGGCCAAGCAGAAAGCCGACCAGAAGGTTGTCAAAGTACTCGAAGACAGCGTCAAGGCGTTGTTGCAGTACTATCCGGAACATAACTGA
- a CDS encoding Do family serine endopeptidase has product MMRQFVKLSALLAMLLALPILAHANGLPVFTELAATAGKSVVFISTEKTATAAPHGQFRQQVPQGHPFKDFFERFDQFFGQQPGQQPRKMRGQGSGFVITPDGQIVTNNHVIDGADKITVKFQDDTKEYVAKVIGRDRETDLAVIKIDVKRQLPVLRLGDSDAIQVGEWVLAIGNPYGLDNTVTAGIISAKHRIIGAGPFDNFLQTDASINPGNSGGPLLNMKGEVIGINTAINAAAENIGFAIPSTQAEKIINQLRTGKEVKRGWLGVTIQRVNENDAKALGLGAPTGALIASVGKDQPADKAGVKQGDVILEVNGSKVTDNNDLLRKIAGLKPNQKARLVLWRNGKRVTKTVTLGERGEKTMATMRPEAPKQAADVLGMSMRPVTETEATALGLDKPQGLLIVQLKEASPAAEVGIRQGDVILQANQQEVNTTGELESVLKRDRKRGAVMLLIKRQGQNLFVAVPLDDK; this is encoded by the coding sequence ATGATGCGTCAATTCGTCAAACTATCCGCTCTATTGGCAATGCTTTTGGCACTGCCGATTCTCGCACATGCCAACGGTCTGCCCGTGTTCACGGAACTCGCCGCCACGGCAGGCAAGTCAGTGGTGTTCATCTCAACCGAAAAAACAGCAACCGCCGCCCCCCATGGGCAGTTCCGCCAGCAAGTGCCGCAAGGCCATCCGTTCAAGGATTTCTTTGAGCGTTTCGACCAGTTCTTCGGCCAGCAGCCGGGACAGCAGCCCCGTAAAATGCGCGGGCAAGGCTCGGGCTTTGTCATCACGCCCGACGGCCAGATCGTGACCAATAACCACGTCATTGACGGCGCGGACAAGATCACTGTCAAATTCCAGGATGATACAAAGGAATATGTCGCAAAGGTCATCGGCCGCGACAGGGAAACCGACCTCGCGGTCATCAAGATCGACGTAAAGAGACAGCTCCCCGTGCTCCGCCTCGGCGATTCCGATGCCATTCAGGTCGGCGAATGGGTCCTTGCCATCGGCAACCCCTACGGTCTCGACAACACCGTCACCGCAGGCATCATTTCGGCAAAACACCGTATTATCGGTGCCGGACCGTTTGACAATTTCCTGCAAACCGACGCCAGCATCAACCCCGGCAACTCCGGCGGCCCGCTGCTCAACATGAAAGGCGAGGTCATCGGCATCAACACGGCCATCAACGCCGCTGCCGAGAACATCGGCTTTGCCATCCCGAGCACACAGGCTGAAAAAATCATCAACCAGCTCAGGACCGGCAAGGAAGTCAAACGCGGCTGGCTCGGCGTGACCATCCAGCGCGTCAATGAAAACGATGCCAAAGCTCTCGGTCTCGGCGCTCCCACGGGTGCGCTCATCGCCTCGGTAGGCAAGGACCAGCCCGCTGACAAGGCAGGCGTGAAGCAGGGCGACGTCATCCTCGAAGTCAACGGCAGCAAGGTCACGGACAACAACGATCTGCTCCGCAAGATCGCAGGACTCAAGCCCAACCAGAAAGCCCGTCTCGTCCTGTGGCGCAACGGCAAGCGCGTCACCAAAACCGTGACCCTCGGCGAACGCGGAGAAAAGACCATGGCCACCATGCGGCCCGAAGCCCCGAAACAGGCTGCGGACGTACTGGGCATGTCCATGCGCCCGGTCACTGAAACCGAAGCCACGGCCCTTGGGCTCGACAAGCCGCAGGGGCTGCTTATCGTGCAGCTCAAAGAGGCTTCCCCGGCTGCCGAAGTGGGCATCCGTCAGGGCGACGTTATTCTTCAGGCCAACCAGCAGGAAGTGAATACTACAGGCGAGCTCGAAAGCGTACTCAAGCGCGACCGGAAGCGCGGTGCAGTCATGCTGCTCATCAAGCGGCAGGGACAGAACCTCTTCGTGGCCGTTCCTCTGGACGATAAATAA
- a CDS encoding cache domain-containing protein: MLRKITIKLRMAVLVGVVILFTVGFIIAFLQGISKVEGIGIEGSTEAMLNGEKRKLKVASDSMAKSVGVAIADIPDLDGKVALIRKLLDKIRFEADESGYYFVYRKTTIVALPPKPSIIGKDMKDTKDKNGVYLVQDLNKKAQAGGGFVTYVWPKPGKG; this comes from the coding sequence ATGCTCAGAAAAATTACGATTAAATTGCGAATGGCTGTTCTTGTAGGTGTCGTCATACTGTTCACCGTTGGGTTTATTATTGCTTTTCTGCAAGGTATTTCCAAGGTTGAGGGGATTGGTATCGAAGGCTCTACCGAGGCCATGCTTAATGGAGAAAAACGCAAGTTAAAGGTGGCTTCGGATTCCATGGCCAAGAGTGTTGGCGTAGCAATCGCGGATATTCCTGATCTGGACGGAAAGGTCGCACTGATTCGCAAGTTGCTGGACAAGATCCGTTTTGAAGCGGATGAATCCGGGTATTACTTCGTCTACCGTAAAACAACGATCGTGGCTTTGCCGCCCAAGCCTTCCATCATCGGGAAGGATATGAAAGACACCAAGGATAAGAATGGTGTCTATCTGGTGCAGGATTTGAACAAGAAGGCGCAGGCCGGTGGAGGGTTCGTAACCTATGTCTGGCCCAAGCCCGGTAAAGGGTGA
- a CDS encoding DUF523 and DUF1722 domain-containing protein — protein sequence MMTDNGKIKIGIARCLLGEKVRYDGTHKLDRFLRDTLGQYVEWVPVCPEVETGMLVPREAVRLVGSVDAPRLVGRSSGEDWTARMHKWGAKQLERLRREDLCGYVFRYGSPSNGMSRVKVFNDKGMPRHDGVGLWARMVMDYFPHLPFEDDGRLHDPRLRENFISRVFTLKRWRDAMKGGYTAGKLVDFHTRQKMQIMAHNVELYRAMGKLVASAGEKGNDGVFDEYFSLLFKALSYKHTVRKNVNVLAHAMGYFKKDISSSEKAELLELTGQYQRGLIPLIVPITMINHYVLKYDKEYLAKQYYLNPYPAELMLRNHV from the coding sequence ATGATGACTGACAACGGTAAAATCAAAATAGGGATTGCACGGTGTCTCCTTGGGGAAAAGGTACGGTATGACGGCACACACAAGCTCGACCGGTTCCTTCGGGATACACTCGGTCAATATGTCGAGTGGGTTCCCGTCTGCCCCGAGGTTGAGACCGGGATGCTGGTTCCGAGGGAAGCCGTCCGACTGGTCGGGAGCGTCGATGCCCCCCGTCTGGTAGGGCGGAGTTCGGGGGAAGACTGGACGGCTCGCATGCACAAGTGGGGGGCGAAACAGTTGGAGCGTCTAAGGAGGGAGGATTTGTGCGGCTATGTTTTTCGGTACGGTTCTCCCTCGAACGGAATGAGTCGCGTCAAGGTGTTCAATGACAAGGGCATGCCCCGCCATGACGGGGTCGGCTTGTGGGCGCGGATGGTGATGGATTATTTCCCTCATTTGCCGTTTGAAGATGATGGTCGGCTTCATGACCCGCGTTTGCGTGAGAACTTCATTTCGCGGGTGTTCACTCTCAAGCGGTGGCGGGATGCAATGAAGGGGGGATATACGGCAGGTAAACTGGTCGATTTTCATACCAGACAAAAAATGCAGATAATGGCACACAACGTTGAATTGTATCGTGCAATGGGAAAGCTTGTCGCCTCGGCTGGAGAAAAGGGAAACGACGGTGTTTTCGATGAATATTTCAGCCTGCTTTTCAAGGCCCTGTCGTATAAGCATACGGTCAGGAAAAATGTGAATGTCCTTGCCCATGCCATGGGATATTTCAAGAAGGACATCTCTTCATCGGAAAAGGCGGAGCTTCTCGAACTGACAGGCCAGTACCAGCGGGGGCTGATTCCCCTTATCGTCCCGATAACCATGATAAATCATTATGTCTTGAAATATGACAAGGAGTATTTGGCAAAACAGTACTACCTTAATCCGTATCCTGCCGAGTTGATGTTGAGAAACCATGTTTAA
- a CDS encoding ribose-phosphate pyrophosphokinase: MHGELKIISGSSSPRLAEAICEHLGTKPSPVLRERFSDGEIRIEIGENVRGDDVFVVQPTSSPVNFHLMELCLMLDALKRASASRVTAVVPYFGYARQDRKVVPRAPISAKLVADMLSAAGMQRLVTCDLHAGQIQGFFNCPVDNLFAAPVLLDHLRDRDDDFVIISPDAGGVERARAYAKRLGASLAIVDKRRDAPNQAKAMHIIGDVKDKVAVVIDDMIDTAGTMCAAANVIMDNGAKDVMACATHPVLSGPAIQRLEESAFSEVVVTDTIALSEDKACCKKIKQRSVASLLAKAINNVHTESSVSVLFV, encoded by the coding sequence ATGCACGGCGAGCTTAAAATCATCAGCGGTTCTTCCAGCCCGCGACTGGCAGAAGCCATTTGCGAACATCTGGGAACCAAGCCTTCTCCTGTATTGCGCGAACGCTTTTCCGATGGTGAAATTCGAATTGAAATTGGTGAAAACGTACGCGGCGACGATGTGTTTGTCGTTCAGCCCACCAGCTCTCCGGTGAACTTCCACCTCATGGAACTCTGCCTGATGCTCGACGCTCTCAAGCGAGCCAGCGCATCTCGTGTCACCGCCGTGGTTCCCTACTTCGGTTACGCCCGTCAGGACCGCAAGGTCGTGCCCCGCGCCCCCATTTCCGCCAAGCTCGTGGCCGACATGCTGTCCGCCGCAGGCATGCAGCGACTGGTCACCTGCGACCTGCACGCCGGTCAGATTCAGGGCTTCTTCAACTGTCCGGTGGACAACCTGTTCGCCGCTCCGGTCCTGCTCGATCACCTGCGTGACCGTGACGATGATTTCGTCATCATCTCCCCTGATGCTGGTGGCGTGGAACGCGCCCGCGCATACGCCAAACGCCTCGGCGCTTCCCTGGCTATCGTGGACAAACGCCGCGACGCTCCGAATCAGGCCAAGGCCATGCACATCATCGGTGATGTAAAAGACAAGGTCGCTGTCGTTATTGACGACATGATCGACACCGCAGGCACCATGTGCGCCGCAGCCAACGTCATCATGGACAACGGCGCCAAGGACGTTATGGCCTGTGCCACCCACCCGGTTCTGTCCGGTCCGGCCATCCAGCGCCTTGAAGAATCCGCATTTTCCGAAGTGGTCGTCACCGACACCATCGCACTCAGCGAAGACAAGGCCTGCTGCAAGAAGATCAAGCAGCGTTCGGTCGCTTCACTGCTGGCAAAAGCCATCAATAACGTACACACCGAATCGTCGGTGTCCGTACTGTTCGTATAA
- a CDS encoding PAS domain S-box protein produces MKEESFQETYIDDRFRQLVEGLPQILYELNEDGLVSYANDFALSRFGLTRNDLENGIHFKEVLHPDSHKKAYATIQSAQPHGTMGTELLARSKDGSIFPIKISMQAIVKDGKTMGVRGVAVDLTETRDAETALRKSESYYRALFENTGTAMFIVGKDNIIYSCNSKAEELVGYSASEIMGKKCWHDFVAPEETERLKRIRAQRFSGGPTLNDYTFTFLTRDKTRKMIRAIIQLIPETDATVCSLIDITEQHRTTQALRESQERYEQVVRGTNDGVWDWDLRTDIVYYSPRYKEILGYEDHELPNVVETWKDRMHPDDIEATMAGNMECVEGKIDNFEVEFRMLHRDGTYRWILGRGASVKDESGKVYRLAGTHTDITDRKQTEQALKTSEKRLRTIFSTANDGVYRCTPDGRFITANPSMAAILGYDSPDELIKNVSDTETQLYVDPADRKPFLAVLEKEGRVTQYEKLLKRRDGTKIWISENVTATYHDDGTLKHYDGFMQDITTRKISERTTQAMYDISKAISTTSHLQELYETIHAILGKVIDATNFFIAMLDKDIDRLSFSYFADEMDDYYDIDNFSDPEKTSLVIHVMRTGKSLLLSTARPEDEQKWKELSILGTPPAVWLGTPLKIRDQVIGAVAVQHYSNPHHYSETDVAFMEAAAEQIAFAIERKTNEEKLTQLNEQLESTVEKRTAELREKAEELEAANLRLTELDKIKSALVSSVSHELRTPLTSIRGFAKLAGRDFTRFFRPLETTEHLEKKGKRIKQNLSIIETEGERLTRLINDFLDINRMESGKANWHDQFCNPCEIIQQAVNTAKGAFASRPDVTLVADMPATISPIHADPDKIQQVLTNLLNNASKFTEQGEIRVSVTDSRHALTISVTDTGIGIPKDEQNSIFEKFQKSSQGDTISTANKGTGLGLAICKEIVEHYGGTIWVESTPGKGSIFSFTLPAVAGLEIPCE; encoded by the coding sequence ATGAAAGAAGAAAGCTTCCAGGAAACATATATAGACGACCGATTCCGCCAACTCGTCGAAGGCCTTCCCCAAATCCTCTATGAACTCAATGAGGATGGGCTGGTTTCCTATGCCAATGATTTTGCTCTTTCCCGATTCGGGCTCACTCGCAACGATCTGGAAAACGGTATACATTTCAAGGAAGTCCTCCACCCGGATTCTCACAAAAAAGCCTACGCAACCATCCAGAGCGCCCAGCCTCACGGCACCATGGGGACAGAGCTCCTCGCGCGAAGTAAAGACGGATCCATCTTCCCGATAAAGATATCCATGCAGGCGATTGTCAAAGACGGGAAAACCATGGGCGTACGCGGCGTAGCCGTTGACCTGACGGAAACCCGGGACGCCGAGACGGCACTCAGGAAAAGCGAAAGCTATTACCGCGCCCTGTTTGAAAACACGGGAACAGCCATGTTCATCGTGGGCAAGGACAACATCATCTATAGCTGCAATTCCAAAGCAGAAGAGCTTGTCGGATACAGCGCATCCGAAATCATGGGGAAAAAGTGCTGGCACGACTTTGTCGCACCGGAGGAGACCGAACGGCTCAAACGCATACGGGCACAGCGCTTTTCCGGCGGCCCCACCTTGAACGACTACACCTTCACATTTCTGACGCGCGACAAGACACGCAAGATGATCCGCGCAATCATCCAGCTCATTCCCGAAACAGACGCCACGGTCTGCTCTCTGATCGACATCACCGAACAACACCGAACGACGCAGGCCCTGCGCGAAAGCCAGGAACGATACGAACAGGTTGTCCGGGGAACCAACGATGGCGTATGGGACTGGGACCTGAGAACCGACATCGTCTATTATTCGCCGAGATATAAAGAAATTCTTGGCTACGAAGACCACGAACTGCCCAATGTCGTCGAGACATGGAAAGACCGGATGCACCCGGACGACATCGAAGCCACCATGGCCGGCAACATGGAATGCGTGGAAGGAAAGATCGATAATTTCGAAGTTGAATTCCGCATGCTGCACCGGGACGGGACCTATCGCTGGATTCTCGGACGCGGAGCAAGCGTGAAGGATGAGTCCGGCAAGGTGTACCGGCTTGCAGGAACGCATACCGACATTACAGATCGCAAACAGACCGAACAGGCGCTCAAGACTTCCGAAAAACGGCTGCGGACCATTTTTTCCACCGCCAACGACGGTGTGTACCGATGTACGCCGGATGGCAGGTTCATCACGGCCAACCCTTCCATGGCGGCTATTCTGGGATACGATTCACCGGACGAACTCATCAAAAATGTTTCGGATACCGAGACACAGCTTTACGTCGACCCGGCAGACCGCAAGCCGTTCCTCGCCGTACTTGAAAAGGAAGGACGCGTCACGCAGTACGAAAAACTGCTGAAACGCAGGGACGGCACAAAAATCTGGATCTCCGAAAACGTTACAGCCACCTATCACGACGATGGAACGCTGAAACATTACGATGGCTTCATGCAGGACATCACGACTCGGAAAATCAGCGAACGCACCACGCAGGCCATGTATGACATATCCAAGGCCATCAGCACCACGAGTCACCTACAGGAACTTTACGAGACCATCCATGCCATTCTCGGAAAAGTCATCGACGCAACCAATTTCTTTATCGCCATGCTCGACAAGGACATCGACAGGCTGTCATTTTCCTACTTTGCCGATGAGATGGACGACTATTACGACATAGACAATTTCAGCGATCCCGAAAAAACCAGCCTTGTCATCCATGTCATGCGAACCGGCAAATCGCTTCTGCTCTCTACCGCGCGTCCCGAGGACGAACAAAAATGGAAAGAACTTTCGATTCTCGGCACCCCGCCCGCTGTCTGGCTGGGAACGCCACTCAAAATCCGCGATCAGGTCATCGGTGCCGTGGCTGTGCAGCATTACTCCAACCCACACCACTATTCGGAAACGGATGTGGCGTTCATGGAAGCGGCGGCAGAGCAGATCGCCTTCGCCATCGAGCGAAAGACCAATGAGGAAAAACTGACGCAACTCAACGAACAGCTGGAATCAACCGTGGAAAAACGGACGGCGGAGCTGCGGGAAAAGGCGGAGGAGCTTGAAGCGGCCAACCTGCGCCTCACGGAACTCGACAAAATCAAATCCGCACTGGTCTCCTCGGTTTCGCATGAACTGCGTACGCCGCTCACCTCCATCAGGGGCTTTGCAAAACTTGCAGGCAGAGATTTCACCCGCTTTTTCCGTCCACTGGAAACAACCGAACATCTGGAGAAAAAAGGGAAACGCATCAAGCAGAACCTTTCGATCATAGAAACCGAAGGGGAACGCCTCACACGTCTTATCAACGATTTTCTCGACATCAACCGCATGGAGTCCGGGAAAGCCAACTGGCATGACCAGTTCTGCAACCCCTGTGAAATTATTCAGCAAGCCGTCAACACCGCCAAAGGCGCTTTTGCGTCCAGACCGGACGTCACACTTGTTGCGGATATGCCCGCGACCATCTCACCGATCCATGCGGACCCGGACAAAATCCAGCAAGTGCTCACCAATCTACTCAACAACGCCTCGAAATTCACCGAACAGGGCGAAATCCGGGTCTCGGTGACAGATTCACGTCACGCATTGACCATCTCGGTCACAGACACAGGCATCGGTATTCCCAAAGACGAACAGAACAGCATCTTCGAAAAGTTCCAGAAAAGCAGCCAAGGTGACACTATCAGCACTGCAAACAAGGGAACCGGTCTCGGGCTCGCCATCTGCAAGGAAATAGTCGAGCACTACGGCGGTACCATCTGGGTGGAATCCACTCCAGGAAAAGGCAGTATCTTTTCCTTCACACTCCCGGCCGTCGCAGGTCTGGAAATCCCCTGCGAATAA
- the ispE gene encoding 4-(cytidine 5'-diphospho)-2-C-methyl-D-erythritol kinase — protein sequence MSTTDFESILASPAKINLFLRILGLREDGYHELHTLFYPVTSLFDTIRIESSHDDSMYMRCPENPDLESTGNLIYKAWKAFGEATGFQPGLFVTLNKRIPMGGGLGGGSSNGATMLRWLNENAGSKALPQDELIQLAARLGADVPFFLMDGPAWAEGIGEKLAPADIDLSGMTLVIICPDIHVDTPWAFRAWDECNSSPQQEEALTTTGLDNKNPSPVSPPAAVNDFEPVVFAKFPTLRKAKEKLIISGAAAAAMSGSGASLFGLFRDRKSAMSAVQALENDGFEIFTMDC from the coding sequence ATGTCTACAACCGATTTCGAATCCATCCTCGCCTCCCCGGCAAAAATCAACCTGTTTCTACGCATACTCGGATTGCGGGAAGACGGGTATCACGAACTCCACACGCTCTTTTATCCTGTCACGAGCCTGTTCGACACCATCCGCATCGAATCGAGCCATGACGACAGCATGTACATGCGCTGTCCGGAGAACCCCGACCTCGAAAGCACAGGCAATCTCATATACAAGGCATGGAAGGCTTTCGGCGAGGCCACAGGATTCCAGCCCGGACTGTTCGTGACGCTGAACAAACGCATCCCCATGGGAGGAGGCCTCGGCGGCGGCAGCTCAAACGGCGCGACCATGCTCAGATGGCTGAATGAAAATGCCGGAAGCAAGGCCCTGCCGCAGGATGAACTCATTCAACTGGCAGCACGGCTCGGAGCGGATGTCCCCTTCTTTCTGATGGATGGTCCGGCATGGGCCGAGGGCATCGGTGAAAAACTGGCACCGGCCGACATCGACCTTTCCGGCATGACGCTTGTCATCATCTGCCCGGATATCCATGTGGACACCCCATGGGCGTTCCGCGCATGGGACGAGTGCAACAGTTCTCCGCAACAAGAAGAAGCCTTGACAACCACCGGATTGGATAATAAGAATCCATCTCCCGTTTCGCCCCCGGCCGCAGTCAACGACTTCGAGCCAGTTGTTTTCGCGAAGTTTCCGACACTCCGCAAAGCAAAGGAAAAACTTATTATTTCCGGGGCGGCAGCCGCCGCTATGAGCGGTTCGGGAGCCAGTCTGTTCGGATTATTCCGCGACAGAAAATCTGCCATGTCCGCAGTGCAGGCTCTCGAAAACGACGGATTTGAAATTTTCACGATGGACTGTTGA
- a CDS encoding transporter substrate-binding domain-containing protein, translated as MSVVILLTMLSFVPDMTAEEKAPPPLIAMADYPPYHYWVDGNPKGLNIDILNEIFLRIGHTPRYVQRPWSRSLYELEQGDVGALCAGMKTPPREKFAYYPSHPLSMETNWVITLADSDIKINSLDELKGIHIGTITNYSYGSTFDALQNLTKHERPDEKALLELLLHKRVKAIVGCDLVINHVADKLGVRHQLNYQLMLTSDPMYLILSKVITGNEELNTRISDVLAEMIEDGTYQKILDQYLE; from the coding sequence ATGTCAGTGGTCATCTTGTTGACCATGCTTTCATTCGTGCCCGACATGACCGCAGAGGAGAAAGCCCCCCCTCCGCTCATAGCCATGGCCGACTATCCACCCTATCATTATTGGGTGGACGGAAACCCCAAGGGCTTGAATATCGACATACTCAACGAAATCTTTTTACGCATTGGACACACACCACGTTATGTGCAGAGGCCGTGGAGCCGCAGCCTGTACGAACTGGAACAAGGCGATGTGGGCGCGCTGTGTGCCGGAATGAAAACACCACCGCGAGAAAAATTCGCCTATTATCCTTCGCACCCTCTCAGCATGGAAACCAACTGGGTTATCACTCTGGCGGACAGCGACATAAAAATAAACAGCCTTGACGAATTGAAAGGCATCCATATCGGGACAATCACGAACTATTCCTATGGTTCCACGTTTGATGCCCTGCAAAATCTGACCAAACATGAACGCCCGGATGAAAAAGCCCTGCTGGAATTGCTGCTGCACAAAAGAGTAAAGGCCATAGTCGGCTGCGATCTGGTCATCAATCACGTTGCGGACAAGCTTGGCGTGAGGCATCAGCTGAACTATCAACTCATGTTGACCAGCGATCCCATGTATCTGATTCTTTCAAAGGTAATTACGGGCAATGAAGAATTGAATACCCGGATATCAGACGTCCTCGCTGAAATGATCGAGGATGGGACGTATCAGAAAATACTCGACCAATATCTGGAATAG
- a CDS encoding methyl-accepting chemotaxis protein, whose translation MTLRQKTLIVTATGILAILLSGIAQFWSMNRINSSWVQYTEQAAAREDLLTEIKEQFGYGGIIHNFKNYVLRGEQKFLDRMNANKKALEQSLAQYNQLQINDEEKKALSVIEAIMQTYVAESATVSTLWDMAAPPQQIDRRVKINDAPAFKAFSVLTEHFENISRDAHEDMASASRLQIIFLIASFILLSAVIVTAVLLLRKQTKSIVSMSQAMAEIEAHSNFSKRMHDGRKDELGMLTNTFDKLLGNIESMLALNRAVLDAVPDPIFLAKDGKVISGNTVAADYAGVHIKDFRGMAADKVLVRAENAPDRGQYTTCLKDGEEVILEEVSTDVTDKTGEIMGCLTVARDVTIIVRREAEAAANLNMIREVGAEINNAAQELVNATGDLSSRIQTISDGAHTQQELSNEAATAMEEMNDSVLDVARNASDVAELAEQARGQAEDGADVVEKSINAISTVNAKAGELKENMGQLGSHTEAIGSIIDVINDIADQTNLLALNAAIEAARAGEAGRGFAVVADEVRKLAEKTVAATKDVSQAIEAIQTVAQQNINNMDNASAAVTEATDLSEKSGEALKAIVELVGGTTRQVASIAAAAEQQSASSEEIMASVSKVSTISDQTADGMRESTSAIKGLTDLAQRLEALAAKAG comes from the coding sequence ATGACACTCAGACAAAAAACTCTCATCGTCACGGCCACCGGCATTTTAGCCATCCTGCTCTCCGGTATCGCTCAGTTCTGGTCCATGAACCGGATCAATTCCTCATGGGTACAATACACGGAACAGGCTGCGGCGCGTGAAGACCTCCTCACCGAGATCAAGGAGCAATTCGGGTACGGCGGCATCATTCACAACTTCAAGAACTACGTCTTGCGCGGTGAACAGAAATTCCTCGACCGCATGAACGCCAATAAAAAGGCACTGGAACAAAGTCTGGCCCAATACAACCAGCTCCAGATCAATGACGAGGAGAAAAAGGCTCTCAGCGTCATTGAAGCGATCATGCAGACCTATGTAGCGGAATCCGCGACCGTTTCAACCCTGTGGGACATGGCCGCGCCTCCGCAACAGATAGACCGGCGGGTCAAAATCAATGACGCTCCTGCATTCAAGGCGTTCAGCGTCCTCACCGAGCATTTCGAAAACATCTCGCGGGACGCCCATGAGGACATGGCCAGTGCCTCCCGCCTTCAGATCATTTTCCTCATCGCCAGCTTCATCCTGCTCTCCGCCGTCATTGTCACCGCTGTGTTGCTCCTGCGGAAACAGACGAAATCCATTGTTTCCATGTCGCAGGCAATGGCCGAAATCGAAGCCCACAGCAATTTTTCCAAGCGCATGCACGACGGACGCAAAGACGAACTCGGCATGCTCACCAACACCTTTGACAAACTGCTCGGCAACATTGAATCCATGCTCGCACTCAACCGCGCGGTACTCGACGCCGTTCCCGATCCGATCTTTCTGGCCAAAGACGGCAAGGTCATTTCCGGCAACACCGTTGCCGCCGACTACGCAGGCGTTCACATCAAGGATTTCCGGGGCATGGCCGCAGACAAGGTGCTCGTCCGCGCGGAAAACGCCCCGGATCGCGGACAGTACACGACCTGCCTCAAGGACGGCGAGGAAGTCATTCTCGAAGAAGTCAGCACCGACGTCACTGACAAGACAGGTGAAATCATGGGCTGCCTGACCGTAGCCCGCGACGTGACCATCATCGTCCGGCGCGAAGCCGAAGCCGCGGCCAATCTGAACATGATCCGCGAAGTCGGCGCAGAGATAAACAATGCGGCACAGGAGCTGGTCAACGCCACCGGCGACCTGTCCTCCCGCATCCAGACCATTTCCGATGGCGCGCATACGCAACAGGAACTCTCCAACGAAGCCGCTACCGCCATGGAAGAGATGAATGACAGCGTCCTTGACGTGGCGAGAAACGCAAGCGACGTCGCCGAACTGGCCGAACAGGCCCGCGGACAGGCCGAAGACGGTGCCGACGTGGTCGAAAAATCCATCAACGCCATTTCCACGGTCAATGCAAAGGCCGGGGAACTCAAGGAAAACATGGGGCAGCTCGGGTCACACACCGAGGCCATCGGTTCCATCATCGACGTCATCAACGACATTGCCGACCAGACCAACCTGCTCGCTCTCAATGCAGCCATCGAGGCCGCCCGCGCAGGCGAAGCGGGCCGGGGCTTTGCCGTGGTTGCCGACGAAGTCCGCAAACTCGCGGAAAAGACCGTGGCCGCCACCAAGGATGTCTCACAGGCCATCGAAGCGATTCAGACTGTCGCACAGCAGAACATCAACAACATGGACAACGCCTCCGCAGCCGTGACAGAAGCAACCGACCTCTCCGAGAAATCCGGCGAAGCGCTCAAGGCCATTGTCGAGCTTGTCGGGGGAACCACGCGACAAGTGGCATCCATCGCCGCAGCGGCTGAACAACAGTCCGCATCCAGCGAGGAAATCATGGCCTCGGTCAGCAAAGTCAGCACCATCTCCGACCAGACCGCCGACGGCATGCGGGAATCCACCAGCGCCATCAAGGGCCTGACAGATCTCGCACAGCGTCTTGAAGCGCTCGCAGCCAAGGCGGGCTAA